A stretch of Myxococcus guangdongensis DNA encodes these proteins:
- the coaBC gene encoding bifunctional phosphopantothenoylcysteine decarboxylase/phosphopantothenate--cysteine ligase CoaBC — protein sequence MDVTALKGRRIVVGVAGGIAAYKACELVRELGRAGAEVRVAMTEAARQFVTPLTFQALSGHPVLTDYFDPSQEGNFGHLDLARWAEAFVVAPATADLLARVRAGMANDAVTTSLLAFRGPVVLAPAMNVAMWDNAQTQENVAALAAHARFSFVGPGAGLLACGDVGEGRLADVPAIVAGVAARFAPGPLAGKRVLLTAGPTREFLDPVRFISNPSTGKMGMALAHAARALGASVTVVLGPVGAVDRTGLEVVEVVSAEEMAREVLSRVAESDAFIATAAVSDWRPETRAPQKVKKGSIAGPETLKLVRTPDVLAEASRKVAGQARRPVLVGFAAETERVVEHAREKLERKGLDAIVANDVTAPGAGFGTDTNRVTVLTRTGAPRELQGTKDAVARSILELLLVQRAPSGT from the coding sequence ATGGACGTGACCGCGCTGAAGGGCCGTCGCATCGTGGTGGGTGTGGCCGGTGGTATCGCCGCGTACAAGGCCTGTGAGCTCGTACGTGAGTTGGGGCGCGCGGGCGCCGAGGTGCGCGTGGCCATGACGGAGGCCGCTCGGCAGTTCGTCACCCCGCTGACCTTCCAGGCGCTCAGCGGGCATCCCGTGCTCACCGACTATTTCGACCCCTCGCAGGAGGGGAACTTCGGCCACCTGGACCTGGCGCGGTGGGCGGAGGCGTTCGTCGTGGCGCCGGCCACGGCAGACCTCCTGGCGCGGGTGCGAGCAGGCATGGCGAACGACGCCGTGACGACCTCGCTCCTGGCCTTCCGAGGGCCCGTGGTGCTCGCTCCGGCGATGAACGTGGCCATGTGGGACAACGCCCAGACGCAGGAGAACGTGGCGGCGCTGGCGGCGCACGCGCGCTTCAGCTTCGTGGGACCAGGCGCGGGACTCCTGGCCTGTGGCGACGTGGGTGAGGGGCGGCTGGCGGACGTGCCGGCCATCGTGGCGGGAGTCGCCGCGCGCTTCGCGCCGGGGCCGCTCGCGGGCAAGCGGGTGCTGCTGACGGCGGGTCCCACGCGTGAGTTCCTGGACCCGGTGCGGTTCATCTCCAATCCCTCCACGGGGAAGATGGGGATGGCGCTGGCGCATGCGGCGCGTGCGCTGGGGGCCTCGGTGACGGTGGTGCTGGGGCCGGTGGGGGCGGTGGACCGCACGGGGCTGGAGGTGGTGGAGGTCGTCTCCGCGGAGGAGATGGCGCGCGAGGTGCTGAGCCGGGTCGCCGAGTCCGACGCGTTCATCGCCACGGCGGCGGTGAGCGACTGGCGGCCGGAGACTCGCGCGCCGCAGAAGGTGAAGAAGGGGTCGATTGCAGGCCCGGAGACGCTGAAGCTGGTGCGCACGCCGGACGTGCTGGCCGAGGCTTCGCGGAAGGTGGCGGGGCAGGCGCGGCGGCCGGTGCTGGTGGGGTTCGCGGCGGAGACGGAGCGGGTGGTGGAACACGCGCGCGAGAAGCTCGAGCGCAAGGGGCTGGACGCCATCGTCGCCAACGACGTGACGGCGCCCGGCGCGGGCTTCGGCACGGACACGAACCGGGTGACGGTGTTGACCCGGACCGGCGCGCCGCGAGAGCTCCAGGGCA